The Pseudomonas iranensis genome includes a window with the following:
- a CDS encoding YcgN family cysteine cluster protein, translating to MAAIVEPFWKRKTLDQLDHEEWESLCDGCGLCCLQKLEDEEDNSVYYTRIACKLLDLKTCQCSDYPNRIKFVPDCIQLTPGQAEEFKWLPPTCGYRLVSEGKDLPLWHHLVCGDRDAVHHERISQSGRMLAEGSVPEDDWEDHLIFRAG from the coding sequence ATGGCCGCCATAGTCGAACCGTTCTGGAAACGCAAAACCCTCGATCAGCTCGATCACGAGGAGTGGGAATCGCTGTGTGACGGCTGCGGTCTGTGCTGCCTGCAAAAGCTCGAGGATGAAGAAGACAACAGCGTCTATTACACGCGCATCGCCTGCAAACTGCTGGATCTGAAAACCTGTCAGTGCAGCGATTATCCGAACCGGATCAAGTTTGTCCCTGACTGCATCCAGCTCACGCCGGGTCAGGCGGAAGAGTTCAAATGGCTACCGCCGACCTGCGGTTATCGTCTGGTCAGCGAAGGCAAGGATCTGCCGTTATGGCATCACCTGGTGTGTGGCGACCGCGACGCGGTGCACCATGAGCGGATTTCCCAGTCCGGGCGCATGCTCGCCGAAGGCAGCGTGCCGGAGGATGACTGGGAAGATCATCTGATCTTTCGCGCGGGCTGA